In Halomarina salina, one DNA window encodes the following:
- a CDS encoding RNA-guided endonuclease InsQ/TnpB family protein: MKRTNTFEVVPQSEQDEELLRRLLDAAAALWNEITYKRREHYADPNGNVWEIGEYRGRYGGVLGASTVQQIERKNREAWRSFFALQQKGEANGKPGFWGNAEDGRELRTFIRNTSYSVKWGAYSRLEILVGNDLKDEYGLGHHERLRLEVRGKPNWDEYDKQGRLELYYDENAQTFRAFQPVTISTSRLASPLADETAALDIGANNLVACTTTTGTQLLYDGRNQFERFRETTREIARLQSLLDDGRYSSNRIRSLYRRRTRRRDHAQDALARDLIERLHGDGVSTVYVGALTDVLETHWSVKANAKTHNFWAFRAFVKRLACTAEEYGMVVEVRSEAWTSQECPQCGSTDRTTRHHDTLTCPCGFEGHADLTASETFLKRQTAVTRSMARPVRLKWDDHDWSESPRSCSNEERTNPQVASVGQ; encoded by the coding sequence ATGAAGCGGACCAACACGTTCGAGGTGGTTCCTCAGTCCGAGCAGGACGAGGAGTTGCTTCGACGCCTGTTGGACGCTGCTGCCGCGCTCTGGAACGAAATCACCTACAAGCGCCGCGAACACTACGCCGACCCAAACGGAAACGTGTGGGAAATTGGCGAGTATCGCGGTCGCTACGGCGGTGTTCTTGGGGCGTCCACGGTTCAGCAAATCGAACGGAAGAATCGTGAAGCGTGGCGGTCGTTCTTCGCGCTCCAACAGAAGGGCGAAGCCAACGGCAAGCCCGGCTTCTGGGGCAACGCCGAGGACGGTCGAGAACTCCGCACGTTCATCCGCAACACGTCGTACTCCGTCAAATGGGGTGCGTACTCCCGCCTCGAAATCCTCGTCGGCAATGACCTGAAAGACGAGTACGGACTGGGGCACCACGAACGCCTCCGACTCGAAGTCCGGGGCAAACCCAACTGGGACGAGTACGACAAGCAGGGTCGGTTGGAGTTGTACTACGACGAGAACGCACAAACATTCAGGGCCTTTCAGCCAGTCACAATCAGCACTTCTCGGCTGGCATCACCACTGGCGGACGAAACCGCCGCGCTGGATATTGGTGCGAACAACCTCGTCGCCTGTACGACCACGACCGGCACGCAACTGCTGTACGACGGTCGCAACCAGTTCGAGCGGTTCCGCGAGACGACGCGAGAGATCGCTCGGCTCCAATCGCTCTTGGACGACGGCCGATACTCCTCGAATCGGATCCGGTCGCTGTACCGACGACGGACGCGCCGCCGCGACCACGCCCAAGACGCACTCGCACGTGACCTCATCGAACGGTTGCACGGCGACGGCGTTTCGACGGTGTACGTCGGCGCGTTGACGGACGTGTTGGAAACACATTGGTCGGTCAAAGCGAACGCCAAGACGCACAACTTCTGGGCGTTCCGCGCGTTCGTCAAGCGCCTTGCGTGTACTGCCGAGGAGTACGGTATGGTGGTCGAAGTCCGTTCGGAAGCATGGACCTCACAGGAGTGTCCGCAGTGTGGTTCGACCGACCGGACGACTCGCCACCACGACACGCTGACGTGTCCATGCGGCTTCGAGGGGCACGCCGACCTCACAGCGTCAGAGACGTTCCTAAAGCGGCAGACAGCGGTAACACGGTCGATGGCACGGCCTGTGCGCCTCAAGTGGGACGACCACGACTGGTCAGAGTCACCACGCTCTTGTTCCAACGAGGAGCGCACGAACCCGCAAGTTGCCTCCGTGGGTCAGTAA
- a CDS encoding LeuA family protein, whose product MEILDLTLREGEQRPGRDYSVDQKVAVARDLDDLGVPLVQLGFPVGDLDVKAVTERLALDARTVGIARAIPGDVEAAVEAGVDVVDVFAPTSDRQRERLLGATPEEARESIEEACDVARDAGVAVHFSAMDGFRTDPETLNRITADLDAEYVTLADTVGARTPSGVVSTLDELDRDPADLGVHFHDDLGVATANALAAVEWGVEKVDASVGGVGERAGNTSLEQFVAAAVAEPGTPDPGVDLDRLIPTCERVLDRLDESVPESRPLLGSEVFSHESGLHTAAMLDDPATFEPFDPARFGGERHLVFGAASGRGAARGLLARADREVTDERVAALLDVLETEGPMGYEAAVDAARSVE is encoded by the coding sequence ATGGAGATTCTGGACCTCACGCTCCGCGAGGGCGAACAGCGGCCAGGGCGGGACTACTCGGTCGACCAGAAGGTCGCCGTCGCCCGCGACCTCGACGACCTCGGCGTCCCCCTCGTCCAGCTGGGGTTCCCGGTCGGCGACCTCGACGTAAAGGCGGTCACCGAGCGCCTCGCACTCGACGCGCGGACGGTCGGCATCGCCCGCGCGATTCCCGGAGACGTCGAGGCCGCGGTGGAGGCCGGCGTCGACGTGGTCGACGTGTTCGCCCCGACGAGCGACCGCCAGCGCGAGCGACTGCTCGGCGCGACGCCCGAGGAGGCCCGCGAGTCCATCGAAGAAGCGTGCGACGTCGCTCGCGACGCCGGAGTGGCGGTCCACTTCAGCGCGATGGACGGGTTCCGGACCGACCCCGAGACGCTGAACCGCATCACCGCCGACCTCGACGCCGAGTACGTGACGCTCGCGGACACGGTCGGTGCGCGGACGCCGAGCGGCGTCGTCTCGACGCTCGACGAACTCGACCGAGACCCGGCCGACCTGGGCGTCCACTTCCACGACGACCTCGGGGTGGCGACGGCGAACGCGCTGGCGGCCGTCGAGTGGGGCGTCGAGAAGGTCGACGCGAGCGTCGGCGGCGTCGGCGAGCGCGCGGGCAACACCTCGCTCGAACAGTTCGTCGCGGCGGCCGTCGCCGAACCGGGGACGCCCGACCCCGGCGTCGACCTCGACCGCCTGATTCCGACCTGCGAACGGGTGCTCGACCGACTCGACGAGTCGGTCCCCGAATCCCGGCCGCTGCTCGGGTCGGAGGTGTTCTCCCACGAGTCGGGCCTCCACACGGCCGCCATGCTCGACGACCCGGCGACGTTCGAACCGTTCGACCCCGCTCGGTTCGGCGGGGAGCGACACCTCGTGTTCGGTGCGGCGAGCGGCCGCGGCGCGGCCCGCGGACTGCTCGCCCGCGCGGACCGCGAGGTCACCGACGAGCGAGTCGCGGCGCTGCTCGACGTGCTGGAAACGGAGGGGCCGATGGGGTACGAAGCGGCGGTCGACGCCGCGCGGTCGGTCGAGTAA
- the cysS gene encoding cysteine--tRNA ligase, whose product MSIRLTNTLTGEREDFRPADDEVLLYVCGLTVSDPPHLGHARLWVHADVVHRWLAFRGFDVRHVENVTDVNEKIVARVGEDELGDSEAAVARTYLERAIADMRSLNLLRAEVYPKVTEHVPEIIDLVETLVEKGYAYESSGSVYFDTTAFEDYGKLSNQSIEDLEANAPDEEQAEKRHPTDFALWKADGVSPETVAEHRHEGAAAPDDASETAQTWDSPWGEGRPGWHVECSAMSTTHLGETLDIHMGGQDLVFPHHENEIAQSEAATGEQFARFWLHVRLLETEGEKMSSSLGNFWTVETAVEELGANVVRTFLLSTAYDSEQTYSEATVEEARERWERLQRAYERATEALDSPDASAKAADEDLRTVVDRAQTDFTEAMDENVNTRGALAALLELATAVNRHVDETDRFDQAALGDAVNTFDALGGTVLGLVFGASSTEGDVTLAGDLVDLLLSVREEERESGNYERADRIRDDLEALGVEVEDGDDGPTYRL is encoded by the coding sequence ATGAGCATCCGCCTGACGAACACCCTCACGGGCGAGCGCGAGGACTTCCGACCGGCCGACGACGAGGTCCTGCTGTACGTCTGTGGGCTCACCGTCTCGGACCCGCCGCACCTGGGCCACGCGCGCCTCTGGGTCCACGCCGACGTGGTCCACCGCTGGCTCGCGTTCCGCGGGTTCGACGTGCGACACGTCGAGAACGTCACCGACGTCAACGAGAAGATCGTCGCCCGCGTCGGTGAGGACGAGCTGGGCGACAGCGAGGCCGCGGTCGCCCGGACGTACCTCGAACGAGCCATCGCCGACATGCGCTCGCTCAACCTCCTGCGCGCTGAGGTGTACCCGAAGGTGACCGAACACGTCCCCGAGATAATCGACCTCGTGGAGACGCTCGTCGAGAAGGGCTACGCCTACGAGTCCAGCGGGTCGGTGTACTTCGACACCACCGCGTTCGAGGACTATGGAAAGCTCTCGAACCAGTCCATCGAGGACCTGGAGGCGAACGCGCCCGACGAGGAGCAGGCGGAGAAGCGCCACCCGACGGACTTCGCGCTCTGGAAGGCCGACGGCGTCTCCCCCGAGACCGTCGCCGAACACCGCCACGAGGGCGCGGCCGCTCCGGACGACGCGAGCGAGACGGCCCAGACGTGGGACTCGCCGTGGGGCGAGGGTCGTCCGGGGTGGCACGTCGAGTGCTCGGCGATGAGCACAACCCACCTCGGCGAGACGCTCGACATCCACATGGGCGGGCAGGACCTCGTCTTCCCCCACCACGAGAACGAGATCGCGCAGAGCGAGGCGGCCACGGGCGAGCAGTTCGCCCGGTTCTGGCTCCACGTCCGCCTGCTGGAGACGGAGGGCGAGAAGATGTCGTCGTCGCTGGGCAACTTCTGGACGGTCGAGACCGCGGTGGAGGAACTGGGAGCGAACGTCGTCCGGACGTTCCTGCTGTCGACGGCCTACGACTCTGAGCAGACGTACTCCGAGGCGACCGTCGAGGAGGCACGCGAGCGCTGGGAGCGGCTCCAGCGCGCGTACGAACGCGCGACCGAGGCGCTCGACTCGCCCGACGCCTCCGCGAAGGCGGCCGACGAGGACCTCCGGACGGTCGTCGACCGCGCGCAGACCGACTTCACCGAGGCGATGGACGAGAACGTCAACACGCGCGGTGCGCTGGCCGCACTCCTCGAACTGGCGACCGCCGTCAACCGCCACGTCGACGAGACCGACCGGTTCGACCAGGCGGCCCTCGGCGACGCGGTGAACACGTTCGACGCTCTCGGCGGGACGGTCCTCGGCCTGGTCTTCGGCGCGAGTTCGACCGAGGGCGACGTGACGCTCGCCGGGGACCTGGTCGACCTCCTGCTGTCGGTCCGCGAGGAGGAACGGGAGTCGGGCAACTACGAGCGCGCCGACCGCATCCGGGACGACCTCGAAGCGCTCGGCGTCGAGGTCGAGGACGGCGACGACGGCCCGACGTACCGTCTGTAG
- a CDS encoding phosphatase PAP2 family protein, whose product MTQFDRGLGVTKWLRDVFSGGDELLLALLTQLGDVWFLLTVAGTFYVVSAGRGTQTHRRRGAFVLALPLVYLVLVTAMKGAFELPRPPDAGVAPPIPWLPSLVVPVYENTATATGYGFPSGHAIGTTLVWGGLGLVADRWSRRLRAGVVASVVTLVCLSRLALGVHYLVDVVAGVAIGVTTLLALYYLSDLGREPDRVFFVAVVGGVVAVVTSWTFDSVLVLGGIVGVWLGWYAFVDSSLTLSVSRRAVALSAAVFVGTLLVYGALYLWNLPVPVMFGASVLAAALVVGVPDIGERVARRLDAT is encoded by the coding sequence GTGACGCAGTTCGACCGTGGCCTCGGCGTGACGAAGTGGCTGAGAGACGTCTTCAGCGGGGGCGACGAGCTCCTGCTGGCGTTACTGACACAGCTCGGAGACGTGTGGTTCCTGCTCACCGTCGCGGGCACGTTCTACGTCGTCTCGGCCGGTAGAGGCACGCAGACACACCGACGACGGGGAGCGTTCGTCCTCGCGTTGCCGCTCGTCTACCTCGTCCTCGTCACGGCGATGAAGGGGGCGTTCGAACTCCCGCGCCCACCGGACGCCGGCGTCGCGCCGCCGATACCCTGGCTCCCGTCGCTCGTCGTCCCGGTGTACGAGAACACGGCCACCGCGACGGGTTACGGCTTCCCGAGCGGCCACGCCATCGGGACGACGCTCGTCTGGGGGGGCCTCGGCCTCGTCGCCGACCGCTGGTCCCGGCGGCTCAGAGCGGGCGTCGTCGCCTCCGTCGTCACGCTCGTCTGCCTGTCGCGGCTCGCACTCGGCGTCCACTACCTCGTCGACGTGGTCGCGGGGGTGGCCATCGGTGTGACCACCCTGCTCGCGCTCTACTACCTCTCGGACCTCGGGCGCGAACCGGACCGCGTGTTCTTCGTCGCGGTCGTGGGCGGCGTGGTCGCCGTCGTCACCTCGTGGACGTTCGACAGCGTCCTCGTCCTCGGCGGAATCGTGGGCGTCTGGCTCGGCTGGTACGCGTTCGTCGACAGCAGCCTGACGCTCTCGGTCTCCCGTCGAGCCGTCGCCCTGAGCGCGGCGGTGTTCGTCGGGACACTCCTCGTCTACGGAGCGCTCTACCTCTGGAACCTGCCCGTGCCCGTGATGTTCGGCGCGAGCGTCCTCGCGGCGGCACTGGTCGTCGGCGTCCCGGACATCGGCGAGCGGGTCGCCCGCCGCCTCGACGCGACGTAG
- a CDS encoding CoA transferase yields MYDDDPDPLGASHPNWAPYDVFLTSDEEWVFVGPSSQRQWEALCEVLAVPFADDERFETLTDRRENIHLLTELLADEFREFEADDVVERLREAGVPTAHVNDLGEVVSDPHLAATDALTPVSTAEGDDATVDVPRFPVTATGFDRIESTGPPTLGEDSTAVLGALGYSEERIERLRDAGVI; encoded by the coding sequence GTGTACGACGACGACCCGGACCCGCTGGGTGCGAGCCACCCCAACTGGGCACCGTACGACGTGTTCCTGACGAGCGACGAGGAGTGGGTGTTCGTCGGCCCCTCCAGCCAGCGACAGTGGGAGGCGCTCTGTGAGGTACTCGCCGTTCCCTTCGCCGACGACGAGCGATTCGAGACGCTCACCGACCGCCGGGAGAACATCCACCTGCTCACCGAACTGTTGGCCGACGAGTTCCGCGAGTTCGAGGCCGACGACGTCGTCGAGCGACTGCGCGAGGCAGGCGTCCCGACGGCCCACGTCAACGACCTCGGCGAGGTGGTCTCGGACCCGCACCTCGCGGCGACGGACGCGCTCACGCCCGTCTCGACGGCCGAGGGCGACGACGCGACGGTCGACGTGCCGCGGTTCCCGGTCACCGCGACCGGGTTCGACCGAATCGAGTCGACCGGCCCGCCCACGCTCGGCGAGGACTCGACGGCCGTCCTCGGTGCGCTGGGCTACTCGGAAGAGCGCATCGAGCGACTGCGGGACGCGGGCGTCATCTGA
- a CDS encoding DUF7523 family protein, which produces MPSSPSLAAVTRDAVRDRPFLLDALQAGVLNYAAAARLLSEEVDALDGADEDTVTAALRRFRDELDAYERPRGEARVSMRSGVGRVDGVDGSAGSEEAGGGEMSDAADRPLLRVGDTGYASGGSGTAIVATGEVSPAVLAQTLDRLRAAGVGVEAAAVAGESLVVVVDRRDGPDALRVVEACV; this is translated from the coding sequence ATGCCGTCGTCTCCCTCGCTGGCCGCCGTGACCCGCGACGCCGTCCGCGACCGACCGTTCCTCCTCGACGCGTTGCAGGCGGGCGTGCTCAACTACGCCGCCGCAGCCCGCCTCCTGAGCGAGGAGGTCGACGCGCTCGACGGGGCCGACGAGGACACCGTGACCGCCGCGCTCCGCCGGTTCCGCGACGAACTGGACGCCTACGAACGACCACGGGGTGAGGCCCGCGTCTCGATGCGGAGCGGCGTCGGTCGGGTCGACGGAGTCGACGGGAGCGCCGGGAGCGAGGAGGCTGGTGGGGGCGAGATGAGCGATGCGGCGGACCGACCGCTGCTCCGGGTCGGTGACACTGGCTACGCGTCGGGTGGGTCGGGGACGGCCATCGTCGCCACCGGCGAGGTGTCACCGGCCGTGCTCGCCCAGACGCTGGACCGTCTCCGCGCGGCCGGCGTCGGTGTCGAGGCGGCCGCAGTCGCCGGCGAGTCGCTGGTGGTGGTGGTCGACCGGCGTGACGGCCCCGACGCGCTGCGGGTCGTCGAAGCCTGCGTCTGA